In Leclercia pneumoniae, the genomic window GGGAATCAGCGAAAATTCGGCCATCCCCACGTCCAGCGCCTGATCGGAGAAATACTCTCCCCGCAGCACCATCGGCTCCAGCAGCTGCTCGCTGCAAAATTCACGCAGATCGACATCGGCAGAGGACATGTCGATAAGTAATACGTCACGGGCGCGGAATTCAGATACACCGTAAACATTCACGATCACCCGCCGAAAACGGCGCCAGCGCTCTACCCCAATCACGTTCGCGCCGTAGCGTTCACGCAGTTTAAGATCGTCCAGACGTTGACCAATCAGGGGGGAACCGGGGCGGATAGCCAGACGACGGGCCCGCCCGGTCAGGCGATACTCTTTGATCAAATCGCGAAATGTGCGGCGCTTCCAGCCGTCCCGGGATTTATCCTGCGTTTCGCTCTTCAGGACAAAGCGCGTCAGCAGCATGTAGACAATACCCAGCACCAGAATCACCAACCCCAGCGGCGTGACGCTAAAAAAGCTAAATCCCTGCAGCCCTTCGCGCAAAAGTTCGCTGTTAACCACCAGGTTGGGTGGCGTTGCTACCAGCGTCATCATGCCGCTGATAAGCCCGGCGAAGCTGAGCGGCATCATCAGGCGTGATGGCGGGATCTGCATCCTCATGCTGACGCTTAACACCACCGGGATAAAGATGGCCACTACGCCGGTGGAGCTCATAAAGGCTCCCAGTCCGGCCACGGTCAGCATCAGCAGGATAAGCATTTTGGTTTCGCTGCTGCCTGCGGCGTTCACCAGCCAGGAGCCCATACTGGTGGCGACGCCGGTGCGAACCAGCCCATCACCAATAATAAAGAGTGCGGCAATCAAAATAACGTTCGGATCGCTAAAGCCCGATAACGCTTCGGGGAGCGTGAGGGTGCCGCTTAGCACGAACGCCACTATCACCAGTAATGCCACGGCATCCATGCGCACTTTACCGGTAGCAAAGAGAATGATGGCGAAGACCAGCAGGCTCAATACCCAGATTAATTCACCGTTCACAACAGGTCCTTGTCAGAAAAGAGTGACAGCATACTGCCATAAAAAAGCCCCACAGTTGTGGGGCTAAATCATGGGATTACATTTTCTGCGTCACGGTTACCGTTCCGTCGGCCGTTTTGCTGACCTCAATGGCTGCCAGTGAAGTCAGCACAAAACCGGCTTCATTCAGGCGCGGCGCCGTGGCAGGTACATTCACGGCGATGACATGACACCCCGCCGCCAGCCCGGCAAGGACGCCGGCAGCGGCATCTTCCACCACCACGCACTGTTCTGGTGCCAGCCCTAGCAGCTCGGCGCCCAGCAAAAAGGCGTCGGGCTCCGGCTTGCCCCGAGCGACACGCTCGGCGGTGACAAAGACTTCAGGCGTTGGCAAACCCGCCGCTTTATGGCGGGCGTGCGCCACCGGAACCGAGCCGGAGGTGACGATAGCCCACGGGATTTGTGATTCATTCAGATGACGAAGCAGCGCATGCGCGCCTGGTAGCGCGACGATGCCGTCGGTATCCTTCGCCTCTAGCTGCTCCAGCCAGCGAAACTCGACCTGAATTTCTTCTTCAGTGCTGCCCGCCATAAAGTGACGTAAAGAGGTAATGGCCTGTTTGCCATGGATGAAATGGAGGACTTCATCATGGCTAATACCGTGCCTGTCGGCCCAGCGGCACCATGAGCGCTCAACCACCGGTAAGGAATCTACCAGCGTACCGTCCAGATCAAACAGAAAACCTTTACACTGCACATCGACCTCCGTCAGGCATTAATGATTTGTTGAATTTCGTTGCTGCTCAGATGGTACTGGCGCGGGCAGGCGTGCCAGACGCTCAGCATACGTTGATATTTGTCCCACATCGGGGTCTGGGCATTAAAGCCATGCGTACCGGCATCGAAGTGGGTGTAACGCCCTTCGGTGTTAACCATAAAGCGGACGTAGCTCAGGTAACGCGCTTCGGTGGCAGCATCAAAACCGAGGAAGGTCACACGACGCTCATCAATTATCTGCGCGTCTTTCAGGTTAGCCCATGAGACGTGCAATGCGTGACACATCTCCATGATGTCAATGACAATACGGCAGGTCTCTTCCTTTAATTCGCCAAACTCGCGATCCAGTTCGCGCATCTGCAGGCCAAAGCCACGTTCGACGATAGTCTGCAGGCGGCGATAGCGCTCTGCGTTGTCGGGATCAAGCATGGTCATCATTTTGTACTGATTAGACAAAATCAGACGTTGAGCATTGGTCATTTCCATCATTCGACTCCTGTTGCGCGAAGCAACCTAAAAAAAAGACACGGTAACTAAGGGTTACTGTGCCTTCTTTTAATGATCGTTTCGATGATCAATCACAAATCATCCAGGAATGTTTTATCAAGTTGTTTAAATGCTTTCTTTAGCGTGTCGGCCAGCGCCTGATAATCGGGCTTGCCCTCGACCGGGGCCAGGGCCTGTCCCGCCTCCTGCAACTTGCCGCGTACTTCATAGAACCACTGCAGCACGGACGGGGGGAGCGGCGTGACGGAGCGTTTACCTAACCACCAGAGCCCCTGCATCGGCAGGCTAAGCGCAAACAGCGCGGTAGCGACGGCCGGTCCAAGCTGGCCGCCAAGCGCTATCTGCCAGCAGAGGGTGAAAATGGCAATCGGGGGCATCAGACGAATGGCGTGACGGGTGGCGCGAATCACACGGTTCTCGATAAAGACAGGCGCAAGGCGTTTTTCCAGCGGCCACGTCTTCGAATAGTGCTGTCCCCGGCGAAACAGACTAAAAAAGTTCACTGAGGGGGTTTCGGGTGTCGACATGGCTTTACCTCAACTTCACATATAAAAATTAAAAAATTCGTGCAAATTCCCAACTGGTCATGACATCGTTCAAAAACTTTTGTCTTAACTACCCAGTATCAGGTATCCTGTGCCGGCCTGAAAAGGCCCTGGACGATAATCGTAAATTCGTCAAGTTTAAGCACATTATGCCATTGCCGGAAAAATGCGCAAAATGGCATAAAATCTTATGTATTCCTTTCGTCATGCCAAAAAGTACTTTCGGCATGATGTTAATCATAAATGTCAGCGGATTCTTGCGCTACGCTACGATTCTCACTGACGTTTTTTTAGCCACGTATCAATAATAGGTACTTCCATGTCGAGTAAGTTAGTACTGGTTCTGAACTGCGGTAGCTCCTCACTGAAATTCGCCATCATCGATGCGCTCAACGGTGACGAGTACCTCTCTGGTTTGGCCGAATGTTTCCATCTGCCTGAAGCGCGTATCAAGTGGAAGATGGACGGCAGCAAACAAGAAGCGGCTTTAGGTGCAGGCGCCGCTCACAGTGAAGCGCTGAACTTTATCGTTAACACTATTCTGGCACAAAAACCAGAACTGTCTGCTCAGCTGACCGCAATCGGTCACCGTATCGTCCACGGCGGCGAAAAATATACCAGCTCTGTTGTGATCGACGACTCTGTCATCCAGGGCATCAAAGACTCCGCCTCTTTCGCGCCGCTGCATAACCCGGCTCACCTGATCGGTATCGCTGAAGCACTGAAATCCTTCCCGCAGCTGAAAGACAAAAACGTGGCTGTATTTGACACGGCGTTCCATCAGACCATGCCGGAAGAGTCTTACCTGTATGCCCTGCCGTACAAACTGTACAAAGAGCATGGCGTACGTCGTTACGGCGCACACGGCACCAGCCACTTCTATGTTACCCAGGAAGCGGCAAAAGTCCTGAACAAGCCGGTAGAAGAAGTGAACATCATCACTTGCCACCTGGGTAACGGCGGTTCTGTTTCTGCTATCCGTAACGGTAAATGTGTTGATACCTCCATGGGTCTGACCCCGCTGGAAGGTCTGGTGATGGGTACCCGTTCTGGTGACATCGACCCGGCGATTATCTTCCACCTGCACGACACCCTGGGCATGAGCGTTGATGACATCAACAAAATGCTGACCAAAGAGTCTGGCCTGCTGGGTCTGACCGAAGTCACCAGCGACTGCCGTTATGTTGAAGATAACTACGAAGCCAAAGAAGATGCTAAACGTGCCATGGACGTTTACTGCCACCGTCTGGCGAAATACATCGGTTCTTACACTGCACTGATGGACGGTCGTCTGGACGCGGTTATCTTCACCGGTGGTATCGGTGAAAACGCAGCAATGGTTCGTGAACTGTCCCTGGGTAAACTGGGCGTTCTGGGATTCGAAGTTGATCACGAGCGTAACCTGGCTGCCCGCTTCGGCAAGTCTGGCTTCATCAACAAAGAAGGCACCCGCCCTGCTATCGTTATCCCAACTAACGAAGAGCTGGTCATCGCGCAAGACGCGAACCGTCTGACTGCCTGATTCCACACCGCCAGCCTAGCTGGCGGTGCTGTTTTGAAACCCGCCTGACTTCGGCGGTAGCCAAAAGAGGATAAACCGTGTCCCGTACAATTATGCTGATCCCTACCGGAACCAGCGTCGGCCTGACCAGCGTCAGCCTCGGCGTCATCCGTGCTATGGAACGCAAAGGCGTTCGTCTGAGCGTCTTTAAACCTATCGCCCAGCCACGTGCCGGTGGCGATGCGCCAGACCAGACCACCAGCATTGTTCGTAAGAACTCTAATCTGCCCGCCGCAGAGCCGCTGAAAATGTCCCACGTTGAGTCTCTGCTCTCCAGCAATCAGAAAGACGTGCTGATGGAAGAGATCATCGCTAACTATCATGCGAACGCGCAGGATGCGGAAGTGGTACTGGTTGAAGGTCTGGTCCCGACCCGCAAACACCAGTTTGCCCAGTCGCTGAACTTTGAAATCGCCAAAACGCTGAACGCCGAGATCGTCTTCGTGATGTCTCAGGGTACCGATACCCAGGAGCAGCTGAAAGAGCGTATCGAACTGACCCGCAGCAGCTTCGGCGGCGCGAAAAACACCAGCATCACCGGCGTTATCATCAACAAGCTGAACGCACCGGTTGATGAACAAGGTCGCACCCGTCCTGACCTGTCCGAAATTTTCGATGACTCTTCCAAAGCGAAAGTCGTGAAAATCGACCCGGCAAAACTGCAGGAAACCAGCCCGCTTCCAGTGCTGGGCGCGGTGCCATGGAGCTTTGATCTGATCGCGACCCGTGCCATCGACATGGCGCGTCACCTGAACGCCACCGTGATCAACGAAGGCGATATCAATACCCGTCGCGTGAAGTCTGTCACCTTCTGTGCGCGTAGCATTCCGCACATGCTGGAACACTTCCGTGCAGGTTCCCTGCTGGTCACCTCCGCTGACCGTCCTGACGTGCTGGTTGCTGCCTGCCTGGCCGCAATGAACGGCGTTGAAATCGGCGCTATCCTGCTGACCGGTGCTTACGAGATGGACCCACGCGTGAGCAAACTGTGCGAGCGTGCCTTTGCGACTGGCCTGCCGGTATTCATGGTGAACACCAATACCTGGCAGACCTCTCTGAGCCTGCAGAGCTTCAACCTCGAAGTGCCGGTTGATGACCACGAGCGTATCGAGAAAGTTCAGGAATACGTGGCAGGTTACGTGAACGCAGACTGGATCGAATCCCTGACTGCGACCTCCGAGCGCAGCCGCCGTCTGTCTCCTCCAGCCTTCCGCTATCAGCTCACCGAGCTGGCGCGTAAAGCGGGTAAACGCGTTGTTCTGCCAGAAGGCGACGAACCACGTACCGTTAAAGCAGCCGCCATCTGTGCAGAGCGCGGTATCGCGACCTGTGTGCTGCTGGGTAACCCGGACGAGATCACCCGCGTAGCGGCATCTCAGGGCGTTGAACTGGGCGCGGGCATCGAAATCGTTGACCCGGAAGTGGTACGTGAAAGCTACGTTGCACGTCTGGTTGAGCTGCGTAAGAGCAAAGGCATGACCGAAGCCGTTGCGCGCGAACAGCTGGAAGACAACGTGGTTCTCGGTACCCTGATGCTGGAACAGGACGAAGTTGACGGTCTGGTTTCTGGTGCTGTTCACACCACCGCGAACACCATCCGTCCACCGCTGCAGCTGATCAAAACCGCCCCAGGTAGCTCTCTGGTCTCTTCCGTGTTCTTCATGCTGCTGCCTGAACAGGTTTACGTTTACGGCGACTGTGCGATCAACCCGGATCCAACCGCAGAGCAGCTGGCTGAAATCGCTATCCAGTCCGCAGACTCCGCTATTGCCTTCGGTATCGAACCGCGCGTAGCCATGCTCTCCTACTCCACCGGCACCTCTGGTGCAGGTAGCGACGTAGAGAAAGTACGTGAAGCGACCCGTATTGCGCAGGAAAAACGTCCAGATCTGATGATCGACGGCCCGCTGCAGTACGATGCCGCCGTGATGGCAGACGTGGCGAAATCCAAAGCACCGAACTCGCCGGTTGCAGGTCGCGCTACCGTGTTCATCTTCCCGGATCTGAACACCGGTAACACCACCTACAAAGCGGTACAGCGTTCTGCAGACCTGATCTCTATCGGGCCAATGCTGCAGGGTATGCGCAAGCCGGTGAATGACCTGTCTCGTGGCGCGCTGGTAGACGACATCGTCTACACCATCGCCCTGACCGCGATCCAGTCTTCACAGCAGCAGTAACTTTTAGCTGCATTAAAAAGGCGACCCGATGGTCGCCTTTTTTATTTACAGCAGTTCTCTTGCCGCCGACACAATGTCGTGCGCCGTCAGGCCGTACTCGCGTTGCAGGAAGTCCTGCGTGCCCACCTGGCCGTAGCGTTCTTTTACCCCCACCCGCCGCATCGGCACCGGGCACGTTTCGACTAACACTTCAGCCACCGCCGACCCCAGGCCATTGTGAATACTGTGATTTTCACAGGTAACGATACGTCCGGTTTTCTCGGCATAATTTTTCACCAGCATCCGGTCGATAGGCTTCAGGGTGAACATATCGATCACCGCCGCGCTGACGCCCTCCTGTTCAAGCTGCCGCGCCGCCTCCAGCGCCTCTGCGACCATGATGCCGTTAGCTATCAGGGTAATATCGTCTCCTTCGCGTAGCACGTTGCCCTTGCCGAGGGTAAAGGTCGAGCCCGGGGCGTAGATGCTCGGGGCTTGCTTACGGATAGTTCGCACCCAGTAAAAGCCCTCAAGGTCAATCAACTGGCGCAGGACATCCTCAAACATGACCGCGTCGGTCACTTCCAGTACCACCGAATGAGCCAGCCCGCGCACAATGCCCATATCTTCAAACGACATATGCGTACCGCCGTTGTGACAAGCGGTAACGCCCGCATCCGAGGCGATGACCTTCACGTTGTTACGCTGATAATCCAGCGACATAAACAGCTGGTCGAAGCAGCGGCGGCTGGCGAAGGCGGTAAAGGTGTGCACAAACGGCTTACGCCCGGTCAGCGACAGCCCCGCTGCGGTACCGATAACGTTGGCCTCCATGATCCCGCAGTTGATGACGTGCTGGGGATAATCGCGCGCCACGCCGTCCATCGCCATGGAGCTCATCAGATCCGCTTCAAGGGCGATAATTTCACTCCCCGCTTCAATCTGGCTTGCGACGAATCCGGCATAGACTTTGCGCATCTCGACGGCATCTTTTTGTCCTGTGGGTGCAAGCTTAATCATGGTTGGCCTCCAGCTGGCGAATCGTCTCGGTAAGGGCGGCTTTAACGTCATCAGTCAGTCGCAAATGGTGGGAGTTACTGAGCTGCTCCAGATACGGCACCCCCTGCCCTTTTATGCTGTCCAGGATCACGACCAGCGGTCGCGCATCCGCTTCAGGGATGAGCGATGTCA contains:
- a CDS encoding SLC13 family permease; this translates as MNGELIWVLSLLVFAIILFATGKVRMDAVALLVIVAFVLSGTLTLPEALSGFSDPNVILIAALFIIGDGLVRTGVATSMGSWLVNAAGSSETKMLILLMLTVAGLGAFMSSTGVVAIFIPVVLSVSMRMQIPPSRLMMPLSFAGLISGMMTLVATPPNLVVNSELLREGLQGFSFFSVTPLGLVILVLGIVYMLLTRFVLKSETQDKSRDGWKRRTFRDLIKEYRLTGRARRLAIRPGSPLIGQRLDDLKLRERYGANVIGVERWRRFRRVIVNVYGVSEFRARDVLLIDMSSADVDLREFCSEQLLEPMVLRGEYFSDQALDVGMAEFSLIPESELLGKTTREIGFRTRYGLNVVGLKRDGVAMDGAVVDEPLQLGDIFLVVGNWKLITQLGQRGRDFVVMNLPVEVSDASPAHSQAPHAIFCLVLMVALMLTDEIPNPIAAIIACLLMGKFRCIDAQSAYKAIHWPSIILIVGMMPFALALQKTGGVDLVVKGLMELGGGYGPYMMLICLFVMCATIGLFISNTATAVLMAPIVLAMAKSMGVSPYPFAMMVAMAASAAFMTPVSSPVNTLVLGPGNYRFSDFVKLGVPFTVLVMVVCVILIPVLFPF
- the pta gene encoding phosphate acetyltransferase, translated to MSRTIMLIPTGTSVGLTSVSLGVIRAMERKGVRLSVFKPIAQPRAGGDAPDQTTSIVRKNSNLPAAEPLKMSHVESLLSSNQKDVLMEEIIANYHANAQDAEVVLVEGLVPTRKHQFAQSLNFEIAKTLNAEIVFVMSQGTDTQEQLKERIELTRSSFGGAKNTSITGVIINKLNAPVDEQGRTRPDLSEIFDDSSKAKVVKIDPAKLQETSPLPVLGAVPWSFDLIATRAIDMARHLNATVINEGDINTRRVKSVTFCARSIPHMLEHFRAGSLLVTSADRPDVLVAACLAAMNGVEIGAILLTGAYEMDPRVSKLCERAFATGLPVFMVNTNTWQTSLSLQSFNLEVPVDDHERIEKVQEYVAGYVNADWIESLTATSERSRRLSPPAFRYQLTELARKAGKRVVLPEGDEPRTVKAAAICAERGIATCVLLGNPDEITRVAASQGVELGAGIEIVDPEVVRESYVARLVELRKSKGMTEAVAREQLEDNVVLGTLMLEQDEVDGLVSGAVHTTANTIRPPLQLIKTAPGSSLVSSVFFMLLPEQVYVYGDCAINPDPTAEQLAEIAIQSADSAIAFGIEPRVAMLSYSTGTSGAGSDVEKVREATRIAQEKRPDLMIDGPLQYDAAVMADVAKSKAPNSPVAGRATVFIFPDLNTGNTTYKAVQRSADLISIGPMLQGMRKPVNDLSRGALVDDIVYTIALTAIQSSQQQ
- the ackA gene encoding acetate kinase; the encoded protein is MSSKLVLVLNCGSSSLKFAIIDALNGDEYLSGLAECFHLPEARIKWKMDGSKQEAALGAGAAHSEALNFIVNTILAQKPELSAQLTAIGHRIVHGGEKYTSSVVIDDSVIQGIKDSASFAPLHNPAHLIGIAEALKSFPQLKDKNVAVFDTAFHQTMPEESYLYALPYKLYKEHGVRRYGAHGTSHFYVTQEAAKVLNKPVEEVNIITCHLGNGGSVSAIRNGKCVDTSMGLTPLEGLVMGTRSGDIDPAIIFHLHDTLGMSVDDINKMLTKESGLLGLTEVTSDCRYVEDNYEAKEDAKRAMDVYCHRLAKYIGSYTALMDGRLDAVIFTGGIGENAAMVRELSLGKLGVLGFEVDHERNLAARFGKSGFINKEGTRPAIVIPTNEELVIAQDANRLTA
- a CDS encoding sugar phosphatase, which encodes MQCKGFLFDLDGTLVDSLPVVERSWCRWADRHGISHDEVLHFIHGKQAITSLRHFMAGSTEEEIQVEFRWLEQLEAKDTDGIVALPGAHALLRHLNESQIPWAIVTSGSVPVAHARHKAAGLPTPEVFVTAERVARGKPEPDAFLLGAELLGLAPEQCVVVEDAAAGVLAGLAAGCHVIAVNVPATAPRLNEAGFVLTSLAAIEVSKTADGTVTVTQKM
- a CDS encoding YfbU family protein is translated as MEMTNAQRLILSNQYKMMTMLDPDNAERYRRLQTIVERGFGLQMRELDREFGELKEETCRIVIDIMEMCHALHVSWANLKDAQIIDERRVTFLGFDAATEARYLSYVRFMVNTEGRYTHFDAGTHGFNAQTPMWDKYQRMLSVWHACPRQYHLSSNEIQQIINA
- a CDS encoding transketolase family protein, producing MIKLAPTGQKDAVEMRKVYAGFVASQIEAGSEIIALEADLMSSMAMDGVARDYPQHVINCGIMEANVIGTAAGLSLTGRKPFVHTFTAFASRRCFDQLFMSLDYQRNNVKVIASDAGVTACHNGGTHMSFEDMGIVRGLAHSVVLEVTDAVMFEDVLRQLIDLEGFYWVRTIRKQAPSIYAPGSTFTLGKGNVLREGDDITLIANGIMVAEALEAARQLEQEGVSAAVIDMFTLKPIDRMLVKNYAEKTGRIVTCENHSIHNGLGSAVAEVLVETCPVPMRRVGVKERYGQVGTQDFLQREYGLTAHDIVSAARELL
- the yfbV gene encoding terminus macrodomain insulation protein YfbV, encoding MSTPETPSVNFFSLFRRGQHYSKTWPLEKRLAPVFIENRVIRATRHAIRLMPPIAIFTLCWQIALGGQLGPAVATALFALSLPMQGLWWLGKRSVTPLPPSVLQWFYEVRGKLQEAGQALAPVEGKPDYQALADTLKKAFKQLDKTFLDDL